A single window of Phyllostomus discolor isolate MPI-MPIP mPhyDis1 chromosome 13, mPhyDis1.pri.v3, whole genome shotgun sequence DNA harbors:
- the YPEL1 gene encoding protein yippee-like 1 codes for MFQCCFCQRPPQSRGSSGASPELSSTCPAEMVKMTKSKTFQAYLPDCHRTYSCVHCRAHLANHDELISKSFQGSQGRAYLFNSVVNVGCGPAEERVLLTGLHAVADIYCENCKTTLGWKYEHAFESSQKYKEGKFIIELAHMIKDNGWE; via the exons ATGTTCCAGTGCTGCTTCTGCCAGAGACCCCCGCAGAGCCGCGGTTCGTCCGGTGCCAGCCCTGAGCTGAGCAGCACGTGCCCGGCAGAGATGGTGAAGATGACAAAATCCAAAACTTTCCAAGCTTACCTGCCAGACTGTCACCGAACGTACAGCTGTGTCCACTGCAGAGCCCACCTGGCCAATCACGACGAGCTGATCTCCAAG TCCTTTCAGGGAAGTCAGGGACGCGCCTACCTCTTCAATTCTGT ggtgAACGTGGGCTGCGGCCCCGCGGAGGAGAGAGTGCTGCTCACGGGCCTGCACGCCGTCGCAGACATCTACTGTGAGAACTGCAAAACCACACTTGGGTGGAAATAC gAACATGCGTTTGAGAGCAGTCAGAAATACAAGGAAGGAAAATTCATCATCGAGCTGGCCCACATGATCAAAGACAATGGCTGGGAGTAA